The sequence ATTTCACGGGCAGGACCGTTCCGGGAGGGGAAAACAGCTCCGCTCCATCCCACGCAGTGCGCTCTGCCCCATGCAGCACCATTTAAGCGCAGCACTGGGCGCGTTTTGGCCACCCTGGGCCACCCGGAGCCCTGGCCACAGCCGGAGCATTctcccccccatgtccccttccccatcccaccacccGCTCAGTGGTCAGGCAGAAATGAGGAGGGGGCCGCACCTGCCTCCCGTGCTGGAGACACACCCAGGGATGTCCATGTGGAGCTGTCAGCATGGGGCACCTCCCGCCCGAGAAAGGCAAACCCCGGGCAGCCCAAAGCCCCGAGGAGACACATTGCACCCACGCAGAAGCTGCTCCACGTGCCCACCAGGCCATGGGGACACTCGGGTCGATGCTGGCTCTGCCCCCCAACCCtcacccccccctcctcccccacaaAGCCAGCCACAGCGTGAGTGCCAGAGTTTATTGGCAACGCGCAGAGATGCCACGGGGAGGGACGCAGAGGGGTCAGGaggcagcaccccggggtgcccgTGCTTGGGTCAGGCAGGGCTGTAGGAGCACCCAGGCTGTCGCCGCGGTCCTAGGGCCCTATGCAGGTGTAGGTGGTGTTCCCCCAGAGGAAGGCGGGGATGGAGGACCGGAGCCACTGCAGGGTGACCGCGCTCTTCTCGCAGACCCAGCCGTGGGCTTCTCCGCACGAGCCGGCCGAGAGCCCCGAGCCGGACACCCTGCCGCAGGCCACGTAGGAGCTGCTGGAACGCTGGAGGGGGAGGCGCCTGCAGGGGGGAGCGGGGTGAGGGGGGGCTCAGTGGGGTGCGAGGGGCTggcccacccccagctcctccagaggGGCAGCAGAGGCCgtgggggtgccggggggcagAGCTCGCCCTCCCCGTGGAGCAGTGCCCCTGGCAGCCTCCTCTTGGTGAGGAAGTGGCTGTGATCCCTGCAcaccctgcccctgcctgcttTGGAAAGCCTCTTTTTGGATCCCAGGAACCTCCCGAGGTGGCTCAGCACCAGATGCACCTTGTCAGGAACTCAGTTTTgggggacccccccggccctCACCCCTCGCTCGTCCCCAAGCAGGGCGCAGGCACTGGGGAACGTGTCCCTGTTatctccccttccccaaaatGCCCCCGTGCTGCTTTGGGAAGCGGAGGGATGGCCAAGAGGGTGATCatgtccctgcctgcaggctggCTGTCCCCCTGTCACCTCCCGGAGCCCTGGTTTTGGGCTTTCAGCAGTGCTGGCCGGAGACAAGCTGCGAGGCTCACCCCTTCAGCAGGGTGCCGTCCAGCCACTTCCACTCAAACCTGGAGCTGTCCCGCTTCAGCCCCACGTGGAAGATGTCCAGATGGGTCACGCGTGCCAGGAAAGCCTAGAGCAGGAGGGAACAAGCGTGAGCTCCCCGGGGACACCCAGCCACGCAGGGGGCTGCGCGGTTCGGGCACAGCATCGCCAGCTCCCCGCTGGGTTTTGGGCACGGGGGCTGGAGTTGGGGAGCTGAAATGATGCTGGTGGTGACTGGGGAACCACTGGGGGACCCTGAGGTGGCGATCAGCGTGACACAATGACCacggggaggtggggggggtgggggtcaGGATGGCTGGGGCGGGCGGGCGGACTCACCAGGGTGCTGTTGGCTCGGACGGTGACCAGCTGCGCCCCCCTGGAGCAGCAGTCGTctttgctctgctcccagctcttctTGGCAGAGGAGAAGTAGTAGCAGCGCCCCGCGTCCCCTATCCATCCGGCCGGGCAGAACTGGCAGCTCTCTGCACACCAGAAGCACAATCCTGCAGGGCTGGCCGGgacggggctgtccccagcccccagcaccgcgGTGACGGGGGGCAGCCGGGATGCCACCAGGGCAGGGAGCCCAGGAACCTGCCTGGAAGCTCTCCTACCTCGAAAAGACTGCTGCACATAGCTGAggctctcctcctctctctgggCACAGCTCGCCTGCTGGGCTAAATCTACAGAAGAAAGGCACAGGAGCGTCCCCACCAGGGGCCAGTAGCACCCAGGGGGTGCCATCCCCCTCTCTCGGTGCCGTGCCAGCCCAGCTGGACAAAGCCCTCGCGGTCTGTGCCGTGGCTGGGAGCCCAGCACATGGCAggtttctgccttttggccCCAGCGTCACGTCCTGTCTGCACGCCGTGGCCAGCTGATGGAGCGGGATGCCCCGGCGCCGTCCTCGAGCCCAcgctttcccctctccttcctcttcgGCGCTCCAGCCGGCCAGGCAAggggtgttttattttcactcacCGCTTTTCCCACTCGCCCCACAGCCCAGAAATCTGCGGCACCGTCAGCCCCGAGCAGGAGGGTCCCCAGCTCGGGGGCTGGGTGGATGGGGGCGCACAGGGGGGTACTCACAGTGGAAGCTCAAGCCGACGAGGACGATTTgcaccagcaggagcagcagggacaggacacCCAGGCTGAGGGCTGCCCAGTGCCAGGGCAGCCTCACGGGCTGCGGAGGAGCTGAGAGAGGGAATTACCCCACGTCCTGGGGGGTCGGGGTCGGGGGGAGAACCCCCAAATCAGCAAAGGTCTGTGAGCCCCAGGCAGGGGGCATGGGGGtccccaggctccccagggacagcagAGCAGTGGTGTGAGCAGGAGCAGtgagatggggggggggggtgatgggggggTGCCAatgcagctggggagcagtgCTTGCGTCCTCCCCTGCTCCGAGAGCAGCCTGCACGGgcaaggagggagcagggctgggggcacggccctgcagaggggctgctggattttggggggcaggcagggatgggggggggggccgggggggacaGCGGGGTGCAGCGTGCCGTTACCTGGTACGGGGGGCAAGCGCAGATCTGCGTACGTGACCCCCTCTTCCATCCTTCCCTCGGTCTCTGGCCACGCACCCCGCAGGTAGGGGGGAGCAGCAaccccctcccggccccctcTGGCAGCCGAGTGTGACACGAAATGGAAAGCGTCACTTCCCGGAGGGGTCCCCAGGGACACCAGCTGGGTCACAGCCCTGGGGGGCCCCAGCAGTGGCAGCacagggagagaaggggaacCCCAGACAGGCGGGACCCCCGGCATGggggcaccccctgccccacggTGCCGGCCGCTGTCTCAGGCGTGTATCGGGGCCGCGTCGAGGCTGGTCCCATGTCAAGGGGACCCCAGCACTGTCAGGGCACAGGGGGaccgtccccatgtccccagcctCCGCATGCTCTCGAGCAGCAGGGCGGCGGGCTGTGCGCGCAGAGGTGGTTCCTGCCACCTCTTTTgcatggggctgcagctgcatcGCAGCCCTGGAAAGCCGGGGGGCTGGGGCGCTCCGTCCCCTCCCCGCGCCCTGAGGGCTGCCCTGATGGGCACCCCTGCTGTGccctcagggctggggggcagcatcctgcagcacccccacccccaggGGATGCTCATCCCACCCCGCcgccgggcagggcaggcacGGCCAGGACTACGTTTCCCAGCGGCAACTCCAGGGGCTGCACATGCTCCTTGCGGCTCacggctgctcccagcagctcccggtGCAGCTCCCGGTGCAGCTCCCGGTGGTCCCCGGTGGTCGCCGGTGCAGCTCCCGGTGGTCCCCGGTGGTCCCCGGTGCAGCTCCCGGTGCAGCTCCCGGTGCAGCTCCCGGTGGTCCCCGGTGGTCCCCGGTGCAGCTCCCGGCGCAGCCCCCGGTGCAGCTCCCGGTGGTCCCCCGTGGTCCCTGGTGcagctcccggtgccccccggtgcAGCTCCCGGCGCAGCTCCCAGCGCAGCTCCCGGCCGTCCCCggtgcagcccccccgtgcAGCCCCATCGCGGGTGCAgggggctccctgggga comes from Cygnus atratus isolate AKBS03 ecotype Queensland, Australia chromosome Z, CAtr_DNAZoo_HiC_assembly, whole genome shotgun sequence and encodes:
- the LOC118256696 gene encoding killer cell lectin-like receptor subfamily B member 1B allele A yields the protein MEEGVTYADLRLPPVPAPPQPVRLPWHWAALSLGVLSLLLLLVQIVLVGLSFHYLAQQASCAQREEESLSYVQQSFRESCQFCPAGWIGDAGRCYYFSSAKKSWEQSKDDCCSRGAQLVTVRANSTLAFLARVTHLDIFHVGLKRDSSRFEWKWLDGTLLKGRLPLQRSSSSYVACGRVSGSGLSAGSCGEAHGWVCEKSAVTLQWLRSSIPAFLWGNTTYTCIGP